A genomic segment from Dethiosulfovibrio russensis encodes:
- a CDS encoding DMT family transporter encodes MDLMDSAGVFFALGASLCWGTVPVIYKLGMGKVLMEKMNAIRSFGFLASSLIIYRLAGESSMGGAGWVVLVGLGLAVLLANVAGDLLFFIGIDAVGVGKATAVTCSYPLFVTVISVLLLGESVTLTAISATVAVIVGLVLLRSRSVGQEGGSGAIFKGVLASLGAAFLWGGSLVVTRWAVLESDLGPAALNLWRAIFFLPIAWGWWGCRYLSMEKADRPDLFRTDSKSWVALVIAGALALSVGGFFITRAMMLAPASLVSPIAATSPLIATIWGRLLFSERLSPSQILGVFLIIAGSVAISL; translated from the coding sequence ATGGATTTGATGGATAGTGCCGGGGTGTTTTTCGCCTTGGGAGCGTCCCTGTGTTGGGGGACCGTTCCGGTTATATATAAGCTTGGAATGGGCAAGGTCCTGATGGAAAAGATGAACGCCATAAGGTCTTTCGGGTTTCTAGCCAGTTCTCTGATAATATATCGGCTCGCCGGAGAAAGTTCCATGGGAGGCGCTGGCTGGGTCGTCTTGGTGGGGCTGGGGCTGGCGGTGCTTCTGGCCAACGTAGCAGGGGATCTGCTCTTTTTCATAGGTATCGACGCGGTAGGGGTTGGAAAGGCCACCGCCGTGACCTGTAGCTACCCTCTCTTCGTGACGGTCATATCGGTGCTTCTACTGGGGGAGTCGGTTACCTTGACGGCCATTTCCGCCACAGTCGCCGTCATAGTCGGACTCGTCCTTCTTCGAAGCCGTTCCGTAGGACAGGAGGGGGGATCGGGGGCCATCTTCAAGGGGGTTTTAGCCTCTTTAGGAGCCGCATTCCTCTGGGGTGGAAGCCTGGTCGTGACCAGGTGGGCGGTTCTGGAAAGCGATCTTGGGCCGGCGGCCCTAAATCTGTGGAGGGCGATCTTCTTCCTCCCCATTGCCTGGGGATGGTGGGGGTGTCGATATCTCTCCATGGAGAAGGCCGATCGCCCCGATCTCTTCAGGACAGATTCCAAAAGTTGGGTAGCTTTGGTGATAGCCGGAGCTTTGGCCCTCTCGGTAGGTGGTTTTTTCATCACCAGGGCGATGATGCTTGCTCCTGCCTCTTTGGTAAGTCCCATAGCGGCCACCAGCCCTCTGATAGCCACCATATGGGGCAGGTTGCTCTTCTCCGAGAGGCTGTCTCCCTCTCAGATCCTCGGTGTGTTTTTGATCATAGCGGGCTCCGTGGCCATAAGCCTCTAG
- a CDS encoding peptidylprolyl isomerase: MVKLETNRGDIVLELNEELAPKTTENFLRYVKKGFYDGTIFHRVIDGFMIQGGGFDETMSQKETGDPVENEADNGLKNEAYTIAMARTQDPHSATAQFFINVKDNDFLNHSAPTARGWGYAVFGKVTEGKEIVDAIKAVKTGGFGPHQDVPIEPVVISKAYILE, translated from the coding sequence ATGGTAAAACTGGAGACCAACAGGGGAGATATCGTCCTGGAATTGAACGAGGAACTGGCACCTAAGACCACCGAAAACTTTCTAAGGTACGTTAAGAAGGGATTCTACGACGGTACGATCTTCCATCGGGTTATAGACGGCTTCATGATCCAGGGAGGCGGCTTCGACGAGACGATGAGCCAGAAGGAAACAGGAGACCCCGTCGAGAACGAAGCCGATAACGGGCTGAAAAACGAAGCTTACACCATCGCGATGGCCAGGACCCAGGATCCTCACTCGGCTACGGCCCAGTTCTTCATAAACGTAAAGGACAACGACTTTCTCAATCACAGCGCTCCTACCGCTCGTGGTTGGGGCTATGCGGTTTTTGGGAAGGTAACGGAGGGCAAGGAGATCGTGGACGCCATCAAAGCGGTAAAGACCGGTGGATTCGGACCGCACCAGGACGTTCCAATCGAGCCAGTGGTGATCTCGAAAGCCTATATTCTTGAGTAA
- the rplS gene encoding 50S ribosomal protein L19, with protein MDPRINLIEQKFIRQDVPQFRSGDTVKVHVRVREGSRERIQMFEGVVIARKHGGLSETFTVRKVSSGVGVERIFPLHCPSVEKIEVKRLGRVRRAKLYYLRQRSGKSARIRERRI; from the coding sequence ATGGATCCCAGAATTAATCTAATAGAGCAAAAGTTCATTAGGCAGGATGTCCCCCAGTTTCGCTCCGGCGACACCGTCAAGGTTCACGTTCGGGTCAGAGAGGGAAGCAGAGAGCGTATCCAGATGTTCGAGGGAGTGGTGATTGCCAGAAAACACGGTGGTCTCAGTGAGACTTTCACGGTCCGTAAGGTCTCCAGTGGAGTGGGCGTCGAGAGAATTTTCCCTCTTCATTGTCCCAGCGTGGAGAAAATAGAGGTCAAACGTCTCGGCAGGGTACGTAGGGCCAAGCTTTACTACTTGAGACAGAGAAGCGGTAAGTCCGCGAGAATCAGAGAGCGCAGGATCTAA
- a CDS encoding EFR1 family ferrodoxin (N-terminal region resembles flavodoxins. C-terminal ferrodoxin region binds two 4Fe-4S clusters.) translates to MNLMYVYSGTGNTLHLAKRLSERIGEHEIHNMVGLMGKDVHADGDTVGIFYPVHAFGAPAVVHRFLSRLSVKPSSWVYLVLDSAGTPLGAAAQCRRILEKRGIRLDASFSVKMPGNYPPLSNPPSGEKLRRLAQKGDVSMDKVIEAVLTRKDSRSPNKLLGILSDFINSGALRAAPKGDSKFFSTDECTGCGICASVCPVNNVKIVDGRPSWLGNCTGCLSCFHWCPSKAIQYNRGSSLRRNRYGHPSISLRMYLDWCSLDREEDEK, encoded by the coding sequence ATGAACCTCATGTACGTCTACTCGGGGACGGGAAACACGCTTCACCTGGCGAAAAGGCTTTCGGAGAGGATAGGTGAACACGAGATACACAATATGGTGGGACTGATGGGTAAAGACGTCCACGCCGACGGAGACACAGTAGGCATATTCTATCCGGTACACGCCTTCGGGGCACCTGCCGTGGTACACCGCTTTCTATCCCGCCTATCGGTAAAACCGTCCAGCTGGGTATACCTCGTATTGGACAGCGCCGGAACGCCGCTGGGAGCCGCGGCACAGTGCCGCAGGATATTGGAGAAGAGAGGGATAAGGCTGGACGCCTCCTTTTCCGTAAAGATGCCGGGGAACTACCCGCCTCTCTCCAACCCGCCGTCGGGAGAAAAGCTGAGGCGTCTGGCCCAAAAAGGTGACGTTTCCATGGACAAAGTCATCGAGGCCGTATTGACGAGAAAGGATTCCCGATCTCCGAATAAACTGTTAGGTATTCTGTCCGACTTCATCAATTCCGGAGCCCTCAGAGCGGCCCCCAAAGGGGACTCGAAGTTCTTCTCAACGGACGAATGCACAGGATGTGGAATCTGCGCTTCTGTATGCCCCGTAAACAACGTGAAGATTGTCGACGGTCGTCCCTCCTGGCTTGGAAACTGCACCGGATGTCTATCCTGTTTTCATTGGTGCCCATCCAAGGCCATACAGTACAACCGGGGATCGTCCCTCCGCAGAAACAGATACGGACATCCATCGATCTCGCTGAGAATGTACCTGGATTGGTGCTCTCTGGACAGAGAGGAAGACGAAAAATAA